Sequence from the Eurosta solidaginis isolate ZX-2024a chromosome X, ASM4086904v1, whole genome shotgun sequence genome:
TCACACGTACACGACTCGCTCAAGGGGAAAGTGGATAAAATCCGCACTCTGCCTATACAAAATTATCTATGTTTTTATCCACTTTTTTACTCAATCATTATCCAGTTTTTTACGCAGTTTTGCTTGGCAGTGTCTGTAagcaattatacatacatacatacatacatactacacacacataattattgtttgtAAACAAAGATTTCTGTAAGCAATAAAATACTCtttgttttaaaatatctatAAGCAATAGCATATCAGTTGTTTgtctcataagtaacaatagCCATAAGATAACACTACACTAAacacttaaacagttttaagaacgtTATCTATACAACAAAGAATAGTGAACCCAAATAGCTATCTACAGTCGTAGGTAAACATTAAACAATTAACAAGGTGATAATTCCCTGCGATAAGAACCGCCGTATCTCAGTAGTATAAATATAACTAAGATTCATGTAAACAAGCAGTCTAAAGAATATCAATAAAGAGCACGCACTTCGGCGTagtaaaaatgttatttttttttctcatatcgTATAATCGATATTAACCGGGGACTCGTCCGTTCTTTCCTGAACAAGCCATATCCTGCATTACaggacaaaaataaaaaaatcccgttcataaagaaggaaaaaaactaGATTCCTAAAAAATTGGGATAATACGGATAAGTCTTGAAACAAAGATAATCCATCCAAGCAGCGCTATAAGTGAGACAAAGAGTGAATCCCGAAACCAACGGACAACACCCTAGAGTTACGAAGAAAACGGCAAACGTTTTTCGACTTATCACGTACATCGCTGAACATAGACTACGAAATGACCGCACAGGAGATAGCAAACCTAAGGGCACATATATCTGCCTTGACCACAACCCTGAATGAAACCCAAGAGGGGATGAATTCTCTTGAAACCAATGGAACAGTCACAGTCACAGATCAATACCAAGGCTGTGCACCCAACATTACTGATGCGTCGCAAATTaacttagaaatttttaaaatgcttCACAGGCGACACGAACAATTATAGATCGTGGAGAAAACGTGCCTGGACACACATGGAAAACATCAAGAATTACGCTACTACACCCACGTATTACACGGCACTCTCGATTGTACATTCGAAAATTCAAGGACATGCGGCCGATATTTTAATAAACCACGACaccaaattcaatttttattctATAATAAATCGTCTCGATTACACTTACGCGGACCAGAGACCTCTGTATGTGTTACTCGAAGAAAGTAAGAGAATAAGGCAGGGGAAAAGAACCTTGGCGAAGTTCCATAGCGAAGTTAGTAAATCGCTTAACCTTGCGCTCACTAAAGTCGAGATGGATAGCTTAGGGAATCCCCCAGCCATGAAGAAGTATGTAAACCAGGAAGCTGTAAGAACATTCATTCTTGGCCTGAACAGCAAATATACCAGCGGCACCCTCCATAGCCACAATCCAAAGAATTTACAAACTGCTTATGCTATCGCAAGTACGATACACCACGATAATGTGAACTCACAATTCGACTTTCTGCAATATAATCAGCACCGACAAAATAATACATGGCAGTATCAAAACACAAGCAGAAGATATCACGAGGAACCACAAAGATACAGACCTAACGTGCAGGTGCAATATAATCAAACTGCGCCAAGGCAACATCACCAACCAATGGACGTAGATCCATCAAATCAGTACAAGAGACCACCACAGCAAAACAGCTATGACCGTCAAATGCAAGGACTACCTTCAAATAATCCATTTCGTGGAGATCCTCAAAAAAGAGAACGAAATCCGTCATCTCGCTATTTCAACGCACAACAGAAGGGACAACGTGTTAACCAAACACGCGACGAAGAATTACAATCACTTGCACCGGAAGATGACGAATATGAAACAGGCAGGGTTTTTTTAGGCGTATGAACGATTTGCCGTGTCTGCAACGCCACTGCAGGGATACAGGCAAACTTATCAACATCCTGATCGACACCGGAGCAACAAatctaatctaattctaatatatatctaatctaatatatctaatatatattataaatggcaaagtttggatgtttggatgttaagatgtttggatgtttgtccagacgtttgtctttgtgactcaatcacccaagaacggctggacggatttggatgaaatttggcacacatatagccaatagtctagaaggatctactagctatatatttttcaaaaggggggagggccccgccccctacgaacagttataatttaattattatattttttagtttttgcgactgaatcatgccagaacggctacatggattttgatgaaatttgggacccagacagtagtctactagcgaaatctttttcgaacatggaaagaggggtgggggtcccatgaccccttcgagcaattactttttaattatttttcacattataactttacgtatgctggccttcaccaatatcacagactcaatgggtcaaataagtcgagggcttacaaagtgagcagtgacaccctccgcccccccccttCTACCCCTCTgctgtaaaatctataaattgttataactcaatataaattttctcctaaatcaatagtttttggtatctggcacatacagatcgagatctaaacaattttggaaaaacgagcagcggtacttctcctcccgccatccgccctccatcaattgtttttattagcacgcttttattagctttacctgtatgtttatttgtaactcttcattcgctccaacgcgcctgctgccttattaaaattgttctacaattagcttcgccttatttgtaatcccgttggggtcatatcgagactcttctgggatcatttatggatggttttcaggatccgtccgggatcgcgccggggtcatttcgggactttttcggtactatttcgggataatcttgggacccttgcgggatcatttctatagttttcgggatccgtccgggatcccgtcggggttatgttcgggactattccgggatcatttcgggattttttcacaaacatttagggaccttttccggcaacatttctggttgggtttcgggatccgttcggcatccagtcggggtattttcgggatcatttgcgtacctttgagagataaattcttgatggtttccgggatcattacgggactttttcggggtcattttggttcccttccgccatcatttctggatggttttcgggatccgtccgggatcccgtaggggtcatttcgcgactttttctggatcatttggggtcccttccggcatcatttctggatggttttcgggatccgttcgggatcatttcgggactataaggggatcatatgaaggcctttccggcatcatttctgcatagcttccgggattcgtctgggatcatttcggaactattaggagaacaTTTGAAGACCTTTCTGGGATTATTTcagcatagtttccgggatccgtcggggatctcgacggggtcgtttcgggaccatttcgggatcatttcggcatagtttcatttctggatggttctcgggatctgtacgggaacccataagggtaatttcggaactttttcgggacaatttctgaatcattttgggacccctcctggttaatttctggatgattttcgggatctgtcctggaattttagtatcatcttgggacccttccgggatcattttaggcctcttcgcaaccggtagttcagcacacatgcctttttaattatgagcttttatggccgttgatttgctgctaattattcgtaattaaaattcggtatgttttatcttcaatctaacacagcttcttcgttctatttttgagctttttaaatgaatcgtgtaacgaactgttataactataattacactttttgtaatattttaactaactaaatacccgaaaaagcaacagtattttcatctaaaaaattctctttggttttagctaattgtagtttcactcctttgttctatgagtaataattctttcacccctttcatatcagttaatttaatttaaaaacaaaatgtatttttttaattcgaataaaCTGTATTGACTATTCATGAAAgtgtgcctttcagcttatcttctcatttagttctctttttttactaaattacaaaaaaaaaatacattagacaaaaataatttttaaacagataacttgataagcaggctaacgtgaacagcatatatatttaattttctccttgcggacggggccgcgggtaaaggctagtataatctatatacataaaaagaagtgtacattttgattgtcactccataactcgagaacggctcgacagattgccatgaaatttttaggaaagatacaggaaggagagatgatggttatttgattttgaaatcccaaaccggtttagccatatatatatataaatcaaattctgtgtgtgtgtgtgttcgctatggaaacgtatttctcacacatcaatcatcaccaaatttagattatgggttccttcgatcaacgggaaggttttaggctaaaaataatttcgatatataaaaggggcgtggcacctcccatacaaatggaatctttggtactgcataactttgaaggtatacatgccagaacattgaaattcaatgaggagttatatgaggtcaatccctaacaccaccaagaaaatgcggaatttggagaaaggtggcgtggcaactcccatacaaatggaatctttagtaatgcataactttggaggtatacatgccagaacattgaaattcagtaaggagttatatgaggtcaatccctaacaccaccaagaaaaggcggaattgggaaaaagggggtgtggaacctcccattcaaatgcaatctttggtactgcataactttgaaggtatacgtgccagaacattgaaattcagtaaggagttatatgaggtcaatccctagcaccaccaagaaaatgcggaattgggaaaaggggGGCGTGGAGCCTCCCATTCGAATGGaatatttggtactgcataactttgaaggtatacatgccagaacattgaaattcagtaaggagttatttgaggtcaatccttaacaccaccaagaaaatatggaattgggaaaaaggaggcgtggcacccatacaaatggaatatattatactgcatatatctggatgtcgtaatagtaggataattaaaattggtaaggagctatgtgacgttaagtcctaaaacctccagcaaaatgtggaatggggaaaactgtggatgccgtacaaacttaagttattttaacacctaaaatttgactgcattgttgagtttagctgttataccttttggacgtttagtaatctgccgctgttaaaaaaattgtttagcttcagtctatctacatcttctataaaaatcaaattctgtgtgtgtgttccctatgaaaacgtgtttgctatacttcgatcatcgccaaattttggctcgaggttccttcgatcaagacgaaagtttttcatatttcagaattaagaattttaaatttaaatgtttttgttttttggctatgcgaaagaaatatcttagctcccaaaaatgatcatgttaacaaaatcaatgatcgctttcaaaatcaatttcctggtgaagtgacgaaatataaatcgatcgacacagttacagatgaagataaaattgtgaattatcaaAATGAATTTCTAtgctccttagaaccaaaaggaatgcctgcgcatatatcaattTTGAGAATTGGCTCACCAGTCGTGCTTCTTCGAATGCAATCAAaccaacaatcatcagcggtaaaagcaatacaataatataaaataagatacaataagatacaagaataaaatgttttaacagaaaatttcaccaaatatgcgtacaaaattcaattcaatttacagaacaataaattaaattatcaacacccaaaacagaaaaaataacgcaacatccattcgatctcgggcgtttcaacgtgcgcctggtaaagctagtctaatctaatctatctaatctaatatatctaatatatatattataaatggcaaagtttggatgttaagatgtttggatgtttgtccagacgtttgcttTGTGGCTCAATCAcccaagaacggctggacggatttggatgaaatttggcacacatatagccaatagtctataaggatctactagctatatatttttcaaaaggggggagggccCCGCCacctacgaacagttataatttaattattatattttttagtttttgcgactgaatcatgccagaacggctacatggattttgatgaaatttgggacacagacagtagtctactagcgaaatctttttcgaacatggaaagaggggtgggggtcccacgaccccttcgagcaattactttttaattatttttacacattataactttacgtatactggccttcaccaatatcacagactcaatgggtcaaataagtcgagggcttacaaagtgagcagtgacaccctctgctcccccccccccccccttctacccctctggtgtaaaatctataaattgttataactcaatataaattttctcctaaatcaatagtttttggtatctggcacatacagatcgagatctaaacaattttggaaaagcgagcagcggtacttctcctcccgcacgcttttattagctttacctgtatgtttctttgtaactcttcattcgctccaacgcgcctgctgccttattaaaattgttctacaattagcttcgccttacttgtaatcccgttggggtcatatcgagacccttctgggatcatttttggatggttttcgggatccgtccgggatcccgtcggggtcatttcgggactttttcggtactatttcgggataattttgggacccttgcgggatcatttctgtatagttttcgggatccgtccgggatcccgtcggggttattttcgcgactattccgggatcattttgggattttttcacgaacatttagggacctttccggcaacatttctgcgtgggtttcgggatccgttcggcatccagtcggggtattttcgggatcatttgcgtacctttgagagataaattcttgatggtttccggtatcattacgggactttttcggggtcattttggttcccttccgccatcatttctgcatggttttcgggatccgtccgggatcccgtcggggtcatttcgcgactttttctggatcatttggagtcccttccggcatcatttctggatggttttcgggatccgttcgggatcatttcgggactattagggcatcatttgaagacctttccggcatcatttctgcatagcttccgggattcgtcggggatcatttcgggactattaggagatcatttgaagacctttccggcatcatgtctgcatagtttacgggatccgtcggggatctcgaaggggtcatttcgggactctttcggggtcatttctgcatagtttccggggttcgtccgagataccgtcggggtcatttcgggactttttctcgactaatacgggatcagttggggtcccttccagcatcatttctggatggatttcggtatccgtcggggatcccgttttggtcatttcgggactttttctctactaatacgggattatttggggaccctttcggcatcgttactgaatggttttcgggatccgtccgggatcccgtcgcgatcctttccggactttttcgggatcatttggggtcccttcagggtcattttgggactttttctcgactaatacgggttcatttgaggtaccttccggcatcattgctagatggttttcgggatccgtccgggatcgaatcagggtcatttcgggactatttcgggatcatttggggtaccttccggcttcatttctagatggttgtcgggatccgtccgggatcccgtcagggtcatttcgggactatttcgggatcctggggtaccttccggtttcatttctagacggttttctggatccgttcgggatcccgtcggggtaatttcgggactttttctcgactaatacgggatcatttggggtagcttccggcatcattgctagatggttttcgggatccctccgggattccgtcagggtcatttcggtactatttcgggatcatttggggtaccttccggcttaatttctagatggttgtcgggatccgtccgggatcccgtcagggtcatttcgggactatttcgggatcatttggggtaccttccggcatcatttgtagatgttcttcgggatccgtccgggacaccgccagggccatttcgggacgttttctcgacttatacgggatcatttggggaccctttcggcatcatatctggattcttttcgggatccgtccgggaacacgtcgaggttatttcgggactttttctcaaataatacaggatcatttggggtaacttccgtcatcattgctagatggttttcgggatccgtccgggatcccgtcttggtcatttcgggacgttttctcgacttatacgggatcatttgggtaccctttcggcaccatatctggatgcttttcgggatccgtctgggaacccgtcgaggtcatttcgggactttttctcgactaatacgggatcatttggggacgctttcggcatcatttctggatggctttcggtatccggctgggatcccgtcggggtcatttcgggactatttatttatttatttattatttaaagtcgacgacaaactttggtcgactgcataatttaaaagatatataaatatacaactcaaaagataaaatttaagatatatcgagatttcaacaatgttatattacaaacaaagaaatattaatgaacattactctttaatttcagaatataataataataagaaatatgagcagaaataagaacttatgccgaaatcttaaactgggatcatttgtggtaccttccggcatcatttctagatggttgtcgggatccgtccgggatcccgtcagggtcatttcgggactatttcgggatcatttgtgtgtaccttccggcatcatttctagatggtcttcgggatccgtccgggatcccgccagggccatttcgggacgtTTTCTCGACTTAtatggaatcatttggggaccctttcggcatcatatctggattcttttcgggatccgtccggtcatttcgggacgttttctcgacttatacgggattatttcgggaccctttcggcattatttctggatgcttttcggcatccgtcaggaatcccgtcggggttatttcgggactttttcgggactaatacgggataattaggggaacctttcggcatcatttctgaatgatccgtacgggatcctgccagggtcatttcgggactatttcggaatcatttggggtaccttccggcatcatttctatatggttttgaggatccgtccgggatcccgtcgtggtatttcggaactttttatcgactggtatcggatcatttggggaccctttcggcataatttctggatggttttcgggatccgtccgggatcccttcggggtcatttcggaactttttcgggagtatttcgggatcatttggtacccttcaggcatcatttctttgtggttctctggataagtctagaatcgtgtcgttgtcatttcgggtttttttgggactattccgggaacttttggagacccttccgtggcatttctagatggttttcgggatctgtccgcgatagcgtcggggtcatttcgtggatttttctggataatttcgggatcatttggggatcctatcaggttatcagctcatttagctctttttttactcaattacaaaaataaaatgtattagacagaaacatctttttaaccagataacttgataagcaggctaacgtgaatatcccatatatttaattttctccttgcggacggggccgcgggtaaaggctagtatattataaatgggaaagtttggatgtttggatgtttgtccagacgtttgtctttgtgactcaatcacgcatgaacgactggaccgatttggatgaa
This genomic interval carries:
- the LOC137234731 gene encoding uncharacterized protein — translated: MDSLGNPPAMKKYVNQEAVRTFILGLNSKYTSGTLHSHNPKNLQTAYAIASTIHHDNVNSQFDFLQYNQHRQNNTWQYQNTSRRYHEEPQRYRPNVQVQYNQTAPRQHHQPMDVDPSNQYKRPPQQNSYDRQMQGLPSNNPFRGDPQKRERNPSSRYFNAQQKGQRVNQTRDEELQSLAPEDDEYETGRVFLGV